A DNA window from Stutzerimonas stutzeri contains the following coding sequences:
- a CDS encoding GntR family transcriptional regulator, whose amino-acid sequence MNEQLQPLKKPTKSGKVRTGTQDDIVYAHIFDAILEQRLAPGTKLSEEALGEIFGVSRTIIRRALSRLAHEGVVLLRPNRGAVVASPSVDEARQIFFARRLVERAITELAVQHAGADQLAELRQMVTDEQDCFARGDRGAGIRLSGEFHLKLAEAAKNAPLVSFQRSLVSQTSLIIAQYESGNRSHCSYDEHNQLIDAIAARDSEKAVSLMMHHMDHIDSKLNLDEDSASDDLHAVFSHLALAKKKPRTAR is encoded by the coding sequence ATGAACGAACAGTTGCAGCCTCTGAAAAAGCCGACGAAAAGCGGCAAGGTCCGTACCGGGACCCAGGACGACATCGTTTACGCACACATCTTCGATGCAATCCTCGAACAGCGCCTTGCGCCGGGCACCAAGCTCAGTGAAGAAGCCCTGGGCGAAATTTTCGGGGTGAGCCGCACCATCATCCGACGCGCGCTTTCGCGCCTGGCGCACGAGGGCGTGGTGCTGCTGCGGCCCAACCGCGGCGCCGTGGTTGCCAGTCCCAGTGTCGACGAAGCCCGACAGATCTTTTTCGCGCGGCGGTTGGTCGAGCGAGCCATCACCGAACTGGCGGTGCAGCACGCAGGCGCCGATCAGCTGGCCGAACTGCGGCAGATGGTGACAGACGAGCAAGATTGCTTCGCCCGTGGCGATCGCGGTGCCGGCATTCGTCTTTCCGGCGAATTCCATCTGAAACTGGCCGAGGCGGCGAAGAATGCACCGCTGGTGAGTTTCCAGCGCAGTCTGGTTTCGCAGACCTCACTGATCATTGCTCAGTACGAAAGCGGCAACCGCTCGCATTGCTCTTACGATGAGCACAACCAGCTGATCGACGCCATCGCTGCGCGCGACAGCGAAAAAGCGGTCAGCCTGATGATGCATCACATGGATCACATCGACAGCAAGCTCAACCTCGATGAAGACAGCGCGTCAGACGATCTGCACGCCGTTTTCTCGCATCTCGCCCTGGCGAAGAAAAAGCCGCGTACGGCCCGCTAG
- a CDS encoding metal ABC transporter permease, protein MRRALFGSVALACSAGPLGVFLILRRMSLMGDAIAHGILPGAALAFWLFGLSLPALTAGGLVAGLGMAGAAAWVTRRTGLREDASLAALYPISLASGVLLLGLAGRKLDLLHLLFGSALAVDTTTLYGMLGTAMFSLVVLALSYRALALDSLDPLFLRSISRFGPLAHAAFLTLVVLNLVIGFQAIGALMVVGLMMLPAAAARFWSRRLLVLLPLAALIGAVCVWLGLLLSFYASLPSGPCIVLLAGIFYLFSVVAGPVHGLLRSSPFPMTV, encoded by the coding sequence ATGCGCCGGGCCTTGTTCGGCAGCGTTGCGCTGGCCTGCAGTGCCGGACCGCTTGGCGTGTTTCTCATTCTGCGTCGGATGAGCCTGATGGGTGATGCCATCGCCCACGGCATTTTGCCCGGCGCAGCGCTGGCATTCTGGTTGTTCGGCTTGAGCCTGCCGGCGCTGACCGCAGGCGGCTTGGTGGCCGGCCTTGGCATGGCCGGGGCAGCAGCCTGGGTCACGCGGCGTACCGGGCTGCGCGAGGATGCCAGCCTCGCGGCGCTGTATCCGATTTCGCTGGCCAGCGGTGTGCTCCTGCTTGGTTTGGCCGGGCGCAAGCTGGATCTGTTGCACCTCTTGTTCGGCTCGGCGCTGGCGGTGGATACGACCACGTTGTACGGCATGCTCGGCACTGCAATGTTCAGCCTGGTGGTGCTCGCCCTGAGCTATCGCGCCCTGGCGCTGGACAGCCTCGATCCGTTGTTCCTGCGCAGCATCAGCCGCTTCGGCCCGCTGGCACATGCCGCCTTCCTGACGCTGGTGGTGCTCAACCTGGTGATCGGCTTCCAGGCCATCGGCGCGCTGATGGTGGTGGGGCTGATGATGTTGCCCGCTGCCGCGGCGCGCTTCTGGAGCCGTCGACTGTTGGTCCTGTTGCCGCTCGCTGCGCTGATCGGCGCAGTGTGCGTGTGGCTGGGGCTGCTGCTTTCCTTCTACGCCAGCCTGCCCAGCGGGCCGTGCATCGTGCTGTTGGCCGGCATTTTCTATCTGTTCTCGGTGGTCGCTGGCCCGGTTCACGGCCTGCTGCGCTCGTCTCCATTTCCCATGACTGTTTGA
- the alc gene encoding allantoicase, producing the protein MKASSVPFEKYVNLADARLGTRAVSVTDDWFADVNRLFQPTPAVWKEGVFDDNGKWMDGWESRRKRFEGYDHAVIRLGVPGSIKGVDIDTSFFTGNYPPSASLEACFITEGDPSDDTVWTEILPAVELQGNSHHYHEIAFDKPVSHLRFNIYPDGGVARLRVHGIPFRDWNSVGDNEQLDLASALNGGRALACSDEHFGRMSNILNPNRGENMGDGWETARRRTPGNDWVIVALGHPGEIERIVVDTLHFKGNYPDSCSIQAAYVKGGTDSQIETQSLFWRELLPSQKLSMHAEHTFSEQIAKLGPITHVRLNIFPDGGVSRLRLFGKAAR; encoded by the coding sequence ATGAAAGCTAGCTCCGTACCCTTCGAAAAATACGTCAACCTTGCTGATGCCCGCCTGGGCACCCGCGCCGTCTCCGTCACCGACGACTGGTTCGCCGACGTCAATCGGCTGTTCCAGCCGACGCCGGCGGTATGGAAGGAAGGCGTATTCGATGACAACGGCAAGTGGATGGACGGCTGGGAGTCGCGCCGCAAGCGCTTCGAAGGCTACGACCACGCGGTGATTCGCCTGGGCGTGCCGGGCTCGATCAAGGGCGTCGACATCGATACCAGCTTCTTCACCGGCAACTACCCGCCGTCCGCCTCGCTGGAAGCCTGCTTCATTACCGAAGGCGACCCGAGCGACGACACCGTCTGGACGGAAATCCTGCCGGCGGTCGAGCTGCAGGGCAACAGCCACCACTATCACGAGATCGCGTTCGACAAGCCGGTCAGCCACCTGCGCTTCAACATCTACCCGGACGGCGGTGTGGCACGCCTGCGCGTGCACGGCATCCCGTTCCGCGACTGGAACAGCGTCGGCGACAACGAGCAGCTCGACCTGGCGTCGGCGCTCAATGGCGGCCGTGCGCTGGCCTGCTCGGACGAGCACTTCGGCCGTATGAGCAACATCCTCAACCCCAATCGTGGCGAAAACATGGGCGACGGCTGGGAGACCGCCCGTCGTCGTACGCCGGGTAACGATTGGGTCATCGTCGCCCTAGGTCACCCGGGCGAGATCGAACGCATCGTCGTCGACACCCTGCATTTCAAGGGCAACTACCCCGACAGCTGCAGCATCCAGGCAGCCTATGTCAAAGGCGGCACCGACAGCCAGATCGAGACCCAGAGCCTGTTCTGGCGCGAACTGCTGCCGAGCCAGAAGCTTTCCATGCACGCCGAGCACACATTCAGCGAGCAGATCGCCAAGCTCGGCCCGATCACCCACGTGCGCCTGAACATTTTCCCGGACGGTGGCGTCAGCCGGCTGCGGTTGTTCGGCAAGGCGGCCCGCTAA
- a CDS encoding LysE family translocator, which produces MTLEIWLLFAGAALVVILIPGPLSLLMISNSLNYGVRRSWPAFLGGVTASLALLCASALGLGALLMASEQVFSVLKILGAFYLFYLAWQSWQEARQAPAPSDIETPALVPRFSRLFGRAFLLGGSNPKDILFFAAFLPQFLSTAQPFLPQLLVMIVTWAVLDLGCKLAYGLGAQRAGHYLRSGRGHVWFNRTSAALFGGAGAASLFSR; this is translated from the coding sequence ATGACCCTTGAGATATGGCTGTTATTCGCCGGTGCGGCGCTGGTGGTGATTCTCATACCGGGGCCGCTGTCGCTGCTGATGATCAGCAACAGCCTGAACTACGGGGTACGCCGTTCCTGGCCGGCCTTCCTCGGCGGGGTGACAGCCTCGCTCGCCCTGCTCTGCGCCTCGGCCCTGGGACTCGGCGCATTGCTAATGGCGTCGGAGCAGGTATTCAGCGTGCTGAAAATCCTCGGTGCCTTCTATCTGTTCTACCTGGCTTGGCAGAGCTGGCAAGAGGCTCGCCAGGCACCGGCGCCGAGCGACATCGAAACCCCGGCCCTCGTCCCGCGTTTCAGTCGGCTGTTCGGCCGGGCGTTTCTGCTGGGCGGCAGCAATCCGAAGGACATCCTCTTCTTCGCCGCCTTTCTGCCGCAGTTTCTAAGCACGGCGCAGCCTTTTCTGCCGCAGCTGCTGGTGATGATCGTCACCTGGGCGGTGCTGGATCTCGGCTGCAAGTTGGCCTATGGACTTGGCGCGCAGCGTGCGGGCCATTACCTGCGCTCCGGAAGGGGGCACGTCTGGTTCAACCGGACCAGCGCGGCGCTGTTTGGGGGCGCAGGTGCGGCTTCGTTGTTTAGCCGGTGA
- the guaD gene encoding guanine deaminase, which produces MHQAKAYRAALLHCLADPREVGIEQSYEYFEDGLLVVEDGKIARIGAATELLPTLPAGTEVVEYPDALITPGFIDTHIHYPQVGVIGSYGTQLLDWLETYTFPNEGRFSDMAHAREQADLFLGELLRNGTTTALVFGTVHKQSVDAFFEAAEKLNLRMIAGKVLMDRNAPDFLTDTAETGYADSKELIERWHGKGRLHYAVTPRFAPTSTPEQMTLAGKLFAEFPDLYMHTHISENKQEVEWVKELFPERKGYLDVYDHHGLIGARSVFAHGIHLCDDECKRLGETGSAVAFCPTSNLFLGSGLFDLAKLEGYGVRVGLGTDVGGGTSFSQLQSLNEAYKVLQLQGQKLDAFKALYLATLGGARALYLDDKIGNLQPGKDADFVVLDYKATPLIDYRLSQATTLQEKLFALMILGDDRAVKETYAAGVSVHRKAS; this is translated from the coding sequence ATGCATCAAGCAAAAGCCTACCGTGCCGCCCTGCTCCACTGCCTTGCTGACCCGCGCGAAGTGGGCATCGAGCAATCCTACGAATATTTCGAGGACGGCCTGCTGGTGGTCGAGGACGGCAAGATCGCGCGCATCGGCGCTGCCACCGAGCTGCTACCCACGCTGCCGGCCGGCACCGAGGTGGTCGAATACCCGGATGCGCTGATCACCCCCGGCTTCATCGATACCCATATTCACTACCCGCAGGTCGGCGTGATCGGCTCGTACGGCACCCAGCTGCTGGATTGGCTGGAAACCTACACCTTCCCCAACGAAGGGCGTTTCAGCGACATGGCGCATGCCCGCGAGCAGGCAGACCTGTTCCTCGGCGAGTTGCTGCGCAACGGCACCACCACAGCGCTGGTGTTCGGCACGGTGCACAAGCAGTCGGTGGATGCCTTCTTTGAAGCGGCAGAAAAGCTCAACCTGCGCATGATCGCCGGCAAGGTGCTGATGGACCGCAACGCACCGGACTTCCTCACCGACACCGCCGAAACCGGCTATGCCGACAGCAAGGAACTGATCGAGCGCTGGCACGGCAAGGGCCGCCTGCATTACGCCGTCACGCCGCGTTTCGCGCCGACCAGCACCCCCGAGCAAATGACACTCGCCGGCAAGCTGTTCGCCGAATTCCCCGACCTGTACATGCACACCCACATTTCTGAGAACAAGCAGGAGGTCGAGTGGGTTAAAGAGCTGTTCCCGGAGCGTAAAGGCTACCTCGACGTCTACGACCATCATGGTCTGATCGGCGCGCGCTCGGTATTCGCCCATGGCATCCACCTGTGCGACGACGAATGCAAACGTCTTGGAGAGACCGGTTCGGCCGTCGCCTTCTGCCCCACCTCCAACCTGTTCCTCGGCAGCGGCCTGTTCGATCTGGCCAAGCTGGAAGGCTACGGCGTACGGGTGGGGTTAGGCACGGATGTCGGCGGCGGCACCAGCTTCTCGCAACTGCAAAGCCTCAACGAGGCCTACAAGGTGCTGCAGCTGCAGGGCCAGAAACTCGATGCGTTCAAGGCGCTCTACCTGGCCACGCTCGGCGGCGCACGGGCGCTGTATCTGGACGACAAGATCGGCAACCTGCAACCGGGCAAAGATGCCGACTTCGTCGTCCTCGACTACAAGGCGACCCCACTGATCGACTACCGCCTGAGCCAGGCGACAACGCTGCAGGAGAAACTCTTCGCCCTGATGATTCTGGGTGATGACCGCGCGGTGAAAGAAACCTACGCCGCAGGGGTTTCGGTGCACCGAAAGGCTTCCTGA
- the puuE gene encoding allantoinase PuuE, translating into MTADYPRDLIGYASNPPHPHWPGDARIALSFVLNYEEGGERCVLHGDKESEAFLSEMVSAQPLQGVRNMSMESLYEYGSRAGVWRLLKLFDKHDIPLTIFAVAMAAQRHPELIKAMANAGHEICSHGYRWIDYQYMDEEQEREHMLEAIRILTDIVGERPLGWYTGRTGPHTRRLVREEGGFLYDSDTYDDDLPYWDPESTPEQPHLVIPYTLDTNDMRFTQVQGFNTGDDFFTYLKDAFDVLYAEGCEGAPKMLSIGMHCRLLGRPARLASLARFLEYVKGFDKVWCARRVDIARHWHATHPLTAERNA; encoded by the coding sequence GTGACCGCCGACTACCCACGCGACCTGATCGGTTACGCCAGCAATCCACCGCACCCGCATTGGCCGGGCGATGCCCGTATCGCCTTGTCTTTCGTACTCAATTACGAAGAAGGCGGCGAGCGCTGCGTGCTGCACGGCGACAAGGAATCCGAAGCCTTCCTGTCCGAGATGGTCTCTGCTCAGCCGTTGCAAGGCGTACGCAACATGAGCATGGAGTCGCTCTACGAGTACGGTAGCCGCGCCGGTGTCTGGCGCCTGCTCAAGCTGTTCGATAAGCACGACATTCCGCTGACCATCTTCGCCGTGGCCATGGCCGCCCAGCGCCATCCGGAGCTGATAAAAGCGATGGCCAATGCCGGTCACGAAATCTGCAGCCATGGCTACCGCTGGATTGACTACCAGTACATGGACGAGGAGCAGGAGCGCGAGCACATGCTCGAAGCGATCCGCATCCTCACCGATATCGTTGGCGAACGTCCGCTGGGCTGGTACACCGGCCGCACCGGGCCGCACACCCGCCGGCTGGTGCGCGAGGAAGGTGGCTTTCTCTACGACTCCGACACCTACGACGACGACCTGCCCTACTGGGACCCGGAATCGACACCGGAACAGCCGCACCTGGTGATCCCGTACACGCTGGACACCAACGACATGCGCTTTACCCAGGTCCAGGGCTTCAACACCGGCGACGATTTCTTCACCTATCTGAAGGACGCGTTCGACGTGCTCTACGCCGAAGGCTGCGAAGGTGCGCCGAAGATGTTGTCCATCGGTATGCACTGCCGGCTGCTCGGTCGCCCGGCGCGCCTGGCCTCGCTTGCTCGCTTCCTCGAATACGTGAAGGGCTTCGACAAGGTCTGGTGCGCTCGCCGCGTCGATATCGCACGGCACTGGCATGCCACCCACCCTCTTACTGCGGAGCGCAACGCATGA
- a CDS encoding NCS2 family permease codes for MESTKQEQAALGLQPKNPGLLDRFFKLTAHRTTIKTELLAGLTTFVTMAYIIFVNPNIMADAGIDHGAAFVATCIGAALGCLLMGLYANWPVGLAPGMGLNAFFTYTVVGEMGYSWQIALGAVFISGILFMIMSLSRLREWLLNSIPMSLRFAMGAGVGLFLGLIGLKTAGIVVDSPATLLTMGSFGEPTALLAAVCFLMIAVLSHRNIFGAILLSMLVVTGIGWALGLVEYNGLVSMPPSLAPTWLAMDIAGALNVAMVSVILAFLFVNMFDTAGTLMGVAHRAHLVDEDGKIQNLSRALKADSTSSVAGALVGCPPVTSYVESASGVAAGGRTGLTAVTVGALFLVAMFFAPLAGMIPAYATAGALIYVAMLMMSGMAHIDWKDHTDTIPAIVTVVMMPLTFSIANGIALGFLTYATLKLLTGQREKVSISLYVLCVIFIAKFAFL; via the coding sequence GTGGAAAGCACCAAGCAGGAACAGGCGGCCCTCGGGCTGCAGCCGAAGAATCCCGGCTTGCTCGACCGATTCTTCAAACTCACCGCCCACCGAACCACCATCAAGACCGAGCTGCTTGCCGGCCTGACGACGTTCGTCACCATGGCCTATATCATCTTCGTCAACCCCAACATCATGGCCGACGCCGGCATCGACCATGGCGCGGCTTTCGTTGCGACCTGTATCGGTGCGGCCCTCGGTTGTCTGCTGATGGGGCTTTACGCGAACTGGCCGGTGGGCTTGGCGCCCGGCATGGGTCTCAACGCGTTCTTCACCTATACCGTGGTCGGCGAGATGGGCTACAGCTGGCAGATCGCGCTGGGCGCGGTGTTCATCTCCGGCATCCTGTTCATGATCATGAGCCTGTCTCGTCTACGCGAGTGGTTGCTCAACAGCATTCCGATGAGCCTGCGCTTCGCCATGGGCGCCGGCGTCGGCCTGTTTCTCGGCTTGATCGGCTTGAAGACCGCCGGCATCGTCGTCGACAGCCCCGCGACCCTGCTGACCATGGGCTCATTCGGCGAACCCACTGCGCTGCTCGCAGCTGTGTGCTTTCTGATGATCGCCGTACTCAGTCATCGCAACATCTTCGGCGCGATTCTGCTGAGCATGCTGGTGGTCACCGGCATCGGTTGGGCGCTGGGTCTGGTCGAGTACAACGGCCTGGTTTCGATGCCGCCTAGTCTGGCGCCGACCTGGCTAGCCATGGACATCGCCGGCGCGCTGAACGTCGCGATGGTCAGCGTGATCCTGGCCTTTCTCTTCGTGAACATGTTCGACACCGCCGGCACGCTGATGGGCGTTGCGCATCGCGCGCACCTTGTGGATGAAGACGGCAAGATCCAGAACCTCTCACGCGCCCTCAAAGCGGACAGTACCTCCAGTGTCGCCGGCGCGCTGGTCGGCTGCCCACCCGTCACCAGCTACGTCGAAAGTGCTTCGGGCGTTGCCGCGGGCGGCCGTACCGGGCTGACCGCGGTCACCGTCGGTGCACTGTTCCTGGTCGCCATGTTCTTTGCGCCGCTGGCCGGCATGATCCCTGCGTATGCCACGGCCGGCGCACTGATCTATGTAGCCATGCTGATGATGAGCGGCATGGCGCACATCGACTGGAAGGACCACACCGACACCATTCCGGCTATCGTTACGGTGGTGATGATGCCGCTGACGTTTTCCATCGCTAATGGCATCGCGCTGGGCTTCCTGACCTACGCGACGCTCAAGCTGCTGACGGGGCAGCGCGAGAAGGTCTCGATCAGCCTGTATGTCTTGTGCGTGATCTTTATCGCCAAGTTCGCGTTTCTCTGA
- a CDS encoding metal ABC transporter substrate-binding protein produces MRYLLFALALWLPLSLQAAEKLNVVASFSILADLTREVGGDNIDLINLVHADADAHLYEPSPDDAKALLRADLIIANGLGFEPWLERVLSSSEPTGKRINASAGVVPLMLDEDGERVPDPHAWQSLTNAEIYVRNIAKALGELDPANRDVYNERRDAYLTRLHALLKKADARISGLPASQRKVVTSHDAFGYLGQAWQLEFIAPQGLSTHDEPSAADVAALIRQIRSEGVRAVFVENIRDPRLIEQIADEAGATVGGTLYSDALASEGPASTYLGMFEHNLDTLMAALKP; encoded by the coding sequence ATGCGTTACCTGCTTTTCGCGCTGGCCTTGTGGCTGCCTTTGTCGTTGCAAGCGGCGGAAAAACTGAATGTGGTGGCGAGCTTCAGCATCCTGGCGGATCTGACTCGCGAAGTCGGCGGCGACAACATCGACCTGATCAATCTCGTGCATGCCGATGCCGACGCGCATCTCTACGAGCCCAGCCCGGACGATGCCAAGGCTTTGCTGCGTGCCGACCTGATCATCGCCAACGGCCTGGGCTTCGAGCCATGGCTGGAGCGCGTGCTCTCCAGCAGCGAGCCCACCGGCAAACGCATCAATGCCAGTGCGGGTGTCGTGCCGTTGATGCTGGATGAGGATGGAGAGCGAGTGCCGGATCCGCATGCCTGGCAGAGCCTGACCAATGCCGAGATCTATGTACGAAACATCGCCAAGGCACTCGGCGAACTCGACCCTGCCAACCGCGACGTCTACAACGAGCGTCGCGACGCCTACCTGACCCGCCTGCACGCGTTACTCAAAAAAGCGGACGCTCGGATTTCGGGTTTGCCGGCCAGTCAGCGCAAGGTAGTGACCAGCCACGACGCATTCGGCTACTTGGGGCAGGCCTGGCAGCTGGAATTCATCGCGCCTCAGGGATTGTCCACCCATGACGAACCCTCGGCGGCGGACGTCGCCGCACTGATCCGGCAGATACGCAGCGAGGGCGTACGCGCGGTGTTCGTCGAGAACATCCGTGATCCGCGGCTGATCGAGCAGATCGCCGACGAGGCCGGCGCCACCGTCGGCGGCACGCTGTATTCGGATGCACTCGCTAGTGAGGGACCAGCCAGCACCTATCTCGGCATGTTCGAGCACAACCTCGACACGCTGATGGCGGCGTTGAAGCCGTAG
- the uraD gene encoding 2-oxo-4-hydroxy-4-carboxy-5-ureidoimidazoline decarboxylase — protein sequence MTPFKTIKPSTLDRDAFVAAFADVYEHSPWVAETVYGAGVDETLDYVEVMHTRLSQAMLAADHATQLALVNAHPDLAGKAAVRGELTASSTSEQAGAGIHECTAEEFDRFTELNDSYKAKFGFPFIMAVKGSNRHQILAAFEERIHNDPEREFARALAEINKIALFRLQAM from the coding sequence ATGACCCCCTTCAAGACGATCAAACCTTCGACCCTGGACCGCGACGCGTTCGTCGCCGCCTTCGCCGATGTTTACGAACACTCCCCATGGGTCGCCGAGACGGTCTATGGCGCCGGCGTCGACGAGACGCTGGATTACGTCGAGGTGATGCACACCCGCCTGTCGCAGGCCATGCTCGCGGCCGATCACGCGACGCAGCTGGCATTGGTCAATGCTCACCCTGATCTGGCAGGCAAGGCCGCCGTGCGTGGCGAGTTGACCGCCTCCAGCACTTCGGAACAGGCCGGCGCCGGCATCCATGAATGCACCGCCGAGGAGTTCGACCGTTTCACCGAACTCAACGATTCCTACAAGGCGAAGTTCGGCTTCCCCTTCATCATGGCGGTCAAGGGCAGCAATCGACATCAGATCCTTGCCGCCTTCGAGGAACGCATCCACAACGACCCCGAGCGGGAGTTCGCCCGAGCGCTGGCGGAGATCAACAAGATCGCCTTGTTCCGTCTGCAGGCGATGTAA
- a CDS encoding ureidoglycolate lyase, with protein sequence MRTLKIEPLTKEAFAPFGDVIETEGSDHFMINNGSTRRYHKLATVETAQPDDKAIISIFAADALEMPLVIRMLERHPLGSQAFIPLLGNPFLVVVAPLGDAPVPGNVRAFRSNGRQGVNYHRGVWHHPVLTIEKRDEFLVVDRSGSGNNCDEYFFTEDQQLLLDPQRKST encoded by the coding sequence ATGCGCACACTCAAGATCGAACCGTTGACCAAGGAAGCCTTCGCCCCATTCGGTGATGTGATCGAAACCGAAGGCAGCGACCACTTCATGATCAACAACGGTTCCACCCGCCGCTATCACAAGCTGGCAACGGTCGAGACCGCGCAGCCGGACGATAAGGCCATCATCAGCATCTTCGCCGCCGATGCGCTGGAGATGCCGCTGGTCATCCGCATGCTCGAAAGACACCCGCTGGGCAGCCAGGCGTTCATTCCGCTGCTCGGCAACCCCTTTCTGGTCGTGGTCGCGCCACTTGGCGATGCACCTGTACCGGGTAACGTCCGCGCCTTCCGCAGCAACGGCAGGCAGGGCGTCAATTACCACCGCGGCGTCTGGCACCACCCGGTGCTGACGATCGAAAAGCGGGATGAATTCCTGGTGGTCGATCGCAGCGGTTCAGGCAACAACTGCGACGAGTACTTCTTCACGGAGGATCAGCAACTCCTCCTCGACCCCCAACGGAAATCGACTTGA
- the uraH gene encoding hydroxyisourate hydrolase has product MGRLTTHVLDAAHGCPGSGIKVSLYRVDDQALTLVASRETNADGRCNSPLLEGDDYLSGVYQLHFHAGDYYRSRGVKLGEPAFLDEVVLRFGIDAGQDHYHVPLLISPYSYSTYRGS; this is encoded by the coding sequence GTGGGCCGATTGACCACACATGTACTCGATGCCGCCCATGGTTGTCCGGGCAGCGGGATCAAGGTGTCGCTGTATCGCGTTGACGACCAGGCGCTGACCTTGGTCGCCAGCCGAGAAACCAATGCCGATGGCCGCTGCAACAGCCCATTGCTGGAGGGTGATGATTACCTGTCTGGCGTCTACCAGCTGCATTTCCACGCTGGCGATTACTACCGCAGCCGCGGCGTGAAACTGGGTGAGCCGGCGTTCCTCGACGAAGTGGTCCTGCGTTTCGGTATCGATGCCGGGCAGGATCACTATCACGTGCCGCTACTGATTTCGCCGTACAGCTATTCGACCTATCGCGGTAGCTGA
- a CDS encoding metal ABC transporter ATP-binding protein: MIECHGLQWGAGGRALTPPLDLRLTAGSLTAVIGSNGSGKSSLLKVIAGLDRPLAGRVDVGVPLMGGVAYLPQQQHVDRQFPIRLAELVSAGFWRSRLGRSGRQARLRQTLVDWGLLDLQSQGLHALSGGELQRALLARLSLTDAQVLLLDEPEAALDDVGLRLLWQHVERWQQEGRTLVLVSHNLAGLERNNCEGLLIARSGCLKAPIRQFAAERQQLGQVA, encoded by the coding sequence ATGATCGAATGCCATGGCTTGCAGTGGGGCGCCGGTGGGCGCGCGCTTACGCCACCGCTGGATCTGCGCTTGACGGCGGGCAGCCTGACCGCCGTCATCGGTAGCAACGGCTCGGGCAAGAGCAGCCTGCTCAAGGTGATAGCAGGGCTGGATCGGCCATTGGCAGGCCGAGTCGATGTGGGTGTACCGCTCATGGGTGGTGTGGCCTATTTGCCGCAACAACAGCACGTGGATCGGCAGTTCCCCATTCGCCTGGCCGAACTGGTCAGTGCCGGTTTCTGGCGCAGCCGACTGGGGCGTAGCGGGCGTCAGGCGCGGCTGCGCCAGACATTGGTGGACTGGGGGCTGCTCGACCTTCAAAGCCAGGGCTTGCATGCGCTTTCCGGTGGCGAATTGCAGCGTGCCTTGCTGGCGCGTCTGAGCCTGACCGATGCTCAGGTGTTGTTGCTCGACGAACCCGAGGCGGCATTGGACGACGTGGGGTTGCGTCTACTCTGGCAGCACGTCGAGCGCTGGCAGCAGGAGGGGAGGACGCTGGTACTGGTCAGCCATAACCTTGCCGGACTGGAGCGGAACAACTGCGAGGGGTTGCTGATCGCGCGCAGCGGTTGCCTCAAGGCACCGATCCGCCAGTTCGCGGCCGAGCGGCAACAGCTTGGGCAGGTCGCGTGA